A genomic region of Desulfonatronum thioautotrophicum contains the following coding sequences:
- a CDS encoding adenylyl-sulfate kinase, protein MSIDNQAYPPVSISSQGCQNVVAYRGGVRRENREKLLGQTSMVMWFTGLSGSGKSTIAHAVEGRLHAMSRLVNVIDEDNVR, encoded by the coding sequence ATGTCCATTGACAATCAAGCATATCCGCCAGTTTCAATCTCCTCCCAGGGATGTCAAAATGTTGTTGCGTACCGGGGTGGGGTGCGGCGTGAGAATAGGGAGAAGCTGCTTGGGCAGACCAGCATGGTGATGTGGTTCACGGGGCTGTCTGGATCGGGCAAGTCGACCATTGCCCATGCGGTGGAGGGGCGGCTGCACGCCATGAGTAGGCTGGTCAATGTTATTGACGAGGACAATGTTCGCTGA
- a CDS encoding type II toxin-antitoxin system RelE family toxin yields the protein MSYKLQFHELALKEWDKLAPDLRDQMKKKLAERLENPHIPSAALWAMENCYKIKLRKAGYRLIYRVEEDAAILTVMAVGKRDKLNVYSAAQLLVRS from the coding sequence ATGAGCTATAAACTGCAATTCCATGAGCTGGCCTTAAAAGAATGGGACAAGCTGGCTCCGGATCTTCGAGACCAGATGAAAAAGAAGCTTGCTGAGCGTTTGGAAAACCCTCACATCCCCTCTGCCGCTCTTTGGGCCATGGAGAATTGCTACAAAATCAAGCTGCGTAAGGCTGGATACAGGCTTATCTACAGGGTTGAGGAAGATGCCGCCATCCTCACGGTCATGGCCGTTGGCAAACGCGACAAGCTGAATGTCTATTCCGCGGCACAATTGCTAGTCCGCAGCTAA
- a CDS encoding type II toxin-antitoxin system Phd/YefM family antitoxin — protein sequence MQTIYTDRIVSVTELKRNFSNVLNQAGNDPVAILNHNRAAAYLLSAEHYERLIDRLQDIEDGKLIRERSAGPFVEVSMDEL from the coding sequence ATGCAAACAATATACACCGACAGAATCGTCAGCGTCACTGAGTTGAAACGGAATTTCAGCAACGTGCTCAACCAGGCCGGCAATGATCCAGTCGCAATTCTCAACCACAACAGAGCAGCAGCTTATCTCCTGTCCGCCGAGCACTATGAACGGCTGATTGACCGCCTCCAAGACATCGAGGATGGAAAACTTATTCGGGAACGCTCGGCTGGACCTTTTGTGGAGGTAAGCATGGATGAGCTATAA